The Crocosphaera sp. UHCC 0190 genome includes a region encoding these proteins:
- a CDS encoding nucleotidyltransferase family protein — protein MKLAISLPMEELQTFCQHCQIQELAVFGSILRDDFRLDTSDVDFLAVFEPSCRWSLLDRVRMESDLEKLLDRPVDLLDKEEIEQSPNWLRRKTILKSARIIYAKLSQIIDFNSKELS, from the coding sequence ATGAAACTGGCTATTTCTTTGCCAATGGAAGAATTGCAAACATTTTGTCAGCATTGTCAGATTCAAGAATTAGCAGTGTTTGGCTCAATTTTACGGGATGATTTTCGTCTAGATACAAGTGATGTGGATTTTTTAGCTGTTTTTGAACCTTCTTGTCGTTGGAGTTTGTTGGATAGAGTACGCATGGAAAGCGATTTAGAAAAGTTGCTTGATCGTCCAGTGGATTTATTAGACAAAGAAGAAATAGAACAGAGTCCTAATTGGTTACGTCGTAAAACTATTCTTAAATCAGCCAGAATTATTTATGCTAAGTTATCACAAATAATAGACTTTAACTCTAAAGAGTTAAGCTAG
- a CDS encoding DUF2281 domain-containing protein has translation MTIKEQLIKEIEHIPDTLLGQLLDYVLFLKERHIEEEISEEERDNIIASESAYQSGDYLTLEEYEAS, from the coding sequence ATGACAATTAAAGAACAACTCATTAAAGAAATTGAACATATTCCTGATACTCTCTTAGGACAATTACTTGATTATGTACTCTTTCTTAAAGAACGACATATTGAAGAAGAAATCAGCGAAGAAGAACGTGATAATATTATTGCATCTGAGTCTGCTTATCAATCAGGAGATTACTTAACCCTTGAAGAATATGAGGCTAGTTAA
- a CDS encoding tetratricopeptide repeat protein: MGGIGKSELALQYSWQEWPKETYRGGICWLNVVNSDPGLSIVTFASSYLGLTIPDTESLRERVAYCWQHWLKNDTDQTLIIFDDVRDYEQIKHYLPPKEEKRFKVIITTRCQYLSASVQTLHIEKLDEAAALDLLRSYITDGRIDEQIEQAESLCRDLGYLPLALELVARLLRRRNSWTVEKIREKLAEKGLEDASLVKNPKFDSEMTAERGVKAAFDLSWDALKEEPEAQNLALYLSLFALAPFPKVFIDGLFPEQEEDEIEEWLTDNLVHLNLVRTLDNGWYELHTLIRRYLRDKLEQSEIKEKAKQAYCKVMVTVAKNIPHTPTLEDIANFEPIIDHLKVVADELDKSLEDEDLDWPFIGLGRFYLGQGLYNDAEPYLTDCLRFTQQRLGENHPDVATSLNNLAELYRSQGRYPEAEPLYRRSLSIRELQLGENHPSVANSLNNLAGLYRSQGRYPEAEPLYQRSLSIWEQQLGENHPDVATSLNNLAGLYESQGRYPEAEPLYL; this comes from the coding sequence ATGGGTGGCATCGGTAAATCGGAATTAGCCTTACAGTATAGTTGGCAGGAATGGCCGAAAGAAACTTATCGGGGGGGAATTTGTTGGTTGAATGTAGTAAATAGTGATCCTGGTTTGAGTATTGTGACTTTTGCCAGCAGTTATTTGGGCTTAACTATACCAGATACGGAATCCTTAAGGGAACGGGTTGCTTATTGTTGGCAACATTGGCTTAAAAATGATACGGATCAAACATTGATTATTTTTGATGATGTGCGGGATTATGAGCAGATTAAGCACTATTTACCGCCGAAGGAAGAAAAACGCTTTAAAGTCATTATTACGACGCGCTGTCAGTATCTATCGGCCTCTGTTCAAACTCTCCATATCGAGAAGTTAGATGAAGCGGCAGCCTTAGATTTATTGCGTTCATATATAACTGATGGCAGAATTGATGAGCAAATTGAGCAAGCAGAGTCACTTTGTCGAGATTTGGGCTATTTACCCCTAGCTTTGGAATTGGTAGCGCGGTTACTGCGACGGCGCAATAGTTGGACGGTGGAGAAAATTAGGGAGAAGTTGGCAGAGAAGGGGTTAGAAGATGCTAGTTTAGTTAAAAATCCTAAGTTTGACTCGGAAATGACTGCGGAACGAGGGGTTAAAGCTGCTTTTGATCTGAGTTGGGACGCTTTAAAGGAGGAACCAGAAGCCCAAAATTTAGCTCTCTATCTTAGTTTATTTGCTCTTGCGCCTTTTCCTAAAGTGTTTATTGATGGGTTATTTCCTGAACAAGAGGAAGACGAAATTGAGGAATGGTTAACGGATAATTTAGTTCATCTTAATCTAGTCAGAACCTTAGATAATGGTTGGTATGAACTGCATACTTTGATTCGTCGCTATCTAAGGGATAAATTAGAACAGTCTGAGATTAAAGAGAAAGCAAAACAAGCTTACTGTAAGGTGATGGTGACAGTTGCTAAAAATATTCCTCATACCCCTACCTTAGAAGATATTGCCAATTTTGAACCCATTATTGATCACCTGAAAGTTGTTGCTGATGAGTTAGACAAATCCCTAGAAGATGAGGATTTAGATTGGCCGTTTATTGGTTTGGGTCGTTTTTATCTAGGTCAAGGACTCTATAATGATGCAGAACCCTATTTAACTGATTGTTTAAGGTTTACACAACAACGCTTAGGGGAAAATCATCCCGATGTTGCTACCAGTCTCAACAATTTAGCAGAATTGTACCGTTCTCAAGGACGTTACCCAGAAGCAGAACCCTTGTATCGGCGATCGCTGTCTATCAGGGAACTACAATTGGGGGAAAATCATCCCTCTGTTGCTAACAGTCTCAACAATTTAGCTGGTTTGTACCGTTCTCAAGGACGTTACCCAGAAGCAGAACCCTTGTATCAGCGATCGCTGTCTATCTGGGAACAACAATTGGGGGAAAATCATCCCGATGTTGCTACCAGTCTCAACAATTTAGCTGGTTTGTACGAATCTCAAGGACGTTACCCAGAAGCTGAACCCTTGTATCTG
- a CDS encoding type II toxin-antitoxin system RelE/ParE family toxin codes for MSYHIIIPKPVQKQLDELPQKQRKRMIADIRLLADTPRPNGVKKLKGYDNSYRIRIGNYRVIYRIQDKEMLILVLSCIHRKDAY; via the coding sequence TTGAGCTATCATATTATTATTCCTAAACCTGTTCAAAAGCAACTAGACGAATTACCTCAAAAACAACGCAAACGAATGATTGCAGACATTCGACTTCTTGCTGATACACCTCGTCCTAATGGAGTTAAAAAGCTTAAAGGATATGATAACAGTTATCGAATCAGAATAGGTAACTATCGTGTAATTTACAGAATTCAAGACAAAGAAATGCTGATTCTTGTCTTAAGTTGTATTCATCGTAAAGATGCTTATTAA
- a CDS encoding type II toxin-antitoxin system mRNA interferase toxin, RelE/StbE family, whose translation MKIKFESKFAKDLKKIKDKKLLLNVKESINECKLADSLSEINNLKKLKGYQTFYRLKIGDYRIGIEITNNELIFVRFLHRKEVYRFFP comes from the coding sequence ATGAAAATTAAATTTGAATCAAAATTTGCGAAAGACTTGAAGAAAATCAAAGATAAAAAACTATTATTAAATGTTAAAGAGAGCATCAATGAATGTAAATTAGCTGATAGTTTAAGTGAAATCAATAATCTCAAAAAACTTAAAGGTTATCAAACATTTTATCGCCTGAAAATAGGAGACTATCGAATTGGGATTGAAATCACTAATAATGAATTGATTTTTGTTCGCTTTTTACATAGAAAAGAAGTTTATCGATTCTTCCCCTAA
- a CDS encoding tetratricopeptide repeat-containing protein — ESQGRYPEAEPLYLRSLSIREQQLGENHPDVATSLNNLAGLYRSQGRYPEAEPLYRRSLSIREQQLGENHPDVATSLNNLAGLYRSQGRYPEAEPLYLRSLSIIKQQLGENHPHVASSLNNLAGLYESQGRYPEAEPLYLRSLSIIKQQLGENHPHVASSLNNLAGLYESQGRYPEAEPLYLRSLSIWEQQLGENHPSVATSLNNLALLYETQGKLEEAERFAQQALTMYQAALSDNHPHTLNSLLTVKCFQMMKLLGCDKQTLLGILQAIAEANNIPQLNTETMLMLLDFMSDNPELLESLREQISTRT; from the coding sequence CGAATCTCAAGGACGTTACCCAGAAGCTGAACCCTTGTATCTGCGATCGCTGTCTATCAGGGAACAACAATTGGGGGAAAATCATCCCGATGTTGCTACCAGTCTCAACAATTTAGCTGGTTTGTACCGTTCTCAAGGACGTTACCCAGAAGCAGAACCCTTGTATCGGCGATCGCTGTCTATCAGGGAACAACAATTGGGGGAAAATCATCCCGATGTTGCTACCAGTCTCAACAATTTAGCTGGTTTGTACCGTTCTCAAGGACGTTACCCAGAAGCAGAACCCTTGTATCTGCGATCGCTGTCTATCATAAAACAACAATTGGGGGAAAATCATCCCCATGTTGCTTCCAGTCTCAACAATTTAGCAGGTTTGTACGAATCTCAAGGACGTTACCCAGAAGCAGAACCCTTGTATCTGCGATCGCTGTCTATCATAAAACAACAATTGGGGGAAAATCATCCCCATGTTGCTTCCAGTCTCAACAATTTAGCAGGTTTGTATGAATCTCAAGGACGTTACCCAGAAGCAGAACCCTTGTATCTGCGATCGCTGTCTATCTGGGAACAACAATTGGGGGAAAATCATCCCTCTGTTGCTACCAGTCTCAACAATTTAGCTTTGTTGTATGAAACGCAAGGAAAGCTAGAAGAAGCAGAAAGATTTGCACAACAAGCATTAACAATGTATCAAGCTGCATTAAGTGATAATCATCCTCATACTCTTAATTCATTGCTTACAGTTAAATGTTTCCAGATGATGAAGCTTTTGGGATGCGATAAACAAACATTGTTGGGTATTCTACAAGCAATTGCAGAGGCGAATAATATTCCCCAGTTGAATACAGAAACAATGTTGATGTTACTGGACTTTATGTCGGATAATCCCGAATTATTGGAGAGTTTGCGGGAACAAATATCAACGAGAACATGA
- a CDS encoding RNA-guided endonuclease TnpB family protein, whose protein sequence is MEKAFSYRFYPTPEQESLLRRTLGCVRLVYNKALYERTQGWYERQEKIGYNQTSSMLTEWKKQEDLAFLNEVSCVPIQQGLRHLQSAFANFFAGRAKYPNFKKKRNGGSAEFTKSAFKFKDGKIYLAKSVEPLDIRWSRQIPKGCEPSSVTVKMHPSGRWHISIRFDDPTRSPLPKSDNAIGIDLGITSLIATSNGDKVVNPKQFKQHYRRLRRAQKNLSRKQKGSKNREKARVKVAKIHLKISDSRQDFLHKLTTNLVRENQTIAVESLAVKNMVKNHKLALAISDSGWSELVRQLDYKCRWYGRNLVKIDQWFPSSKRCGNCGHTMDKLPLNIREWECPKCGVVHDRDINASKNILAAGLAVSVCGATIRPEQSKSVKAGAMKQKPKS, encoded by the coding sequence ATGGAAAAAGCCTTTAGTTACCGATTTTACCCAACCCCAGAACAAGAGTCGCTATTGCGGCGCACTTTGGGCTGTGTAAGGTTGGTTTACAACAAGGCTCTCTATGAGAGAACTCAAGGATGGTACGAGAGACAAGAAAAAATTGGATACAACCAAACATCTTCCATGCTGACCGAATGGAAAAAACAAGAAGACTTGGCTTTTCTTAATGAAGTTAGTTGTGTACCAATACAGCAAGGATTGAGACATCTTCAGTCGGCATTTGCTAATTTCTTTGCAGGAAGGGCAAAATATCCTAACTTTAAGAAAAAAAGGAATGGCGGTAGTGCTGAATTTACAAAGTCGGCATTTAAGTTTAAAGATGGAAAAATCTACCTTGCTAAAAGTGTTGAACCTTTGGACATTCGATGGTCTAGGCAGATTCCAAAAGGATGTGAGCCGTCTTCTGTAACCGTTAAAATGCACCCATCGGGACGTTGGCATATTTCCATTCGTTTTGACGATCCCACCAGATCGCCGTTGCCGAAGAGCGATAATGCAATTGGGATTGACTTGGGGATTACAAGTTTGATCGCTACGAGTAATGGGGATAAAGTTGTTAATCCCAAACAATTTAAGCAGCATTACAGAAGATTGAGACGAGCGCAGAAAAACCTTTCTCGTAAACAGAAGGGTTCTAAAAACAGAGAAAAAGCGAGGGTTAAGGTGGCTAAAATTCACCTTAAGATCTCTGATTCTCGCCAAGATTTCTTGCATAAGTTGACGACTAATTTGGTACGCGAAAATCAAACGATTGCCGTTGAGTCGTTGGCAGTTAAGAATATGGTTAAAAACCACAAACTCGCATTAGCTATTTCTGATAGCGGATGGAGTGAATTGGTTAGGCAATTAGATTACAAATGTCGATGGTATGGGCGTAATCTAGTTAAGATTGACCAATGGTTTCCTAGCTCCAAACGCTGTGGAAATTGTGGTCACACAATGGATAAATTACCGCTAAATATCCGTGAGTGGGAATGTCCTAAATGTGGGGTAGTCCATGACAGAGATATCAACGCCAGCAAGAACATTTTGGCCGCAGGGCTTGCGGTGTCAGTCTGTGGAGCGACCATAAGACCCGAACAGAGCAAATCTGTGAAGGCGGGTGCTATGAAGCAGAAACCTAAATCGTGA
- a CDS encoding type II toxin-antitoxin system HicB family antitoxin, producing the protein MEKDKDTNLYVGYVPGFAGAHSTGETLDELHKNLQEVIEMLLE; encoded by the coding sequence ATTGAAAAGGACAAAGATACCAATCTTTATGTAGGTTATGTCCCCGGTTTTGCTGGCGCACATTCCACTGGTGAAACCTTGGATGAATTACACAAAAACTTACAAGAAGTAATTGAAATGTTATTAGAATAA